GGGGCCCGCGATCGGGCTCTAACCGGGAGGTGTATGATGTGGAGCAGAAGGCTAACTTTGAGGATGCTTCTCGCGATTGCGCTGACCCCCATTTGGGGCCTGCCGGCAGTCGCCCTCGTTGACTGCCGTGTTCCTTTGCACGACGATTCGTTCACCGTTGATATCGAAACACTGCATGTCGTGCCAGACACCCTTCTCCCAGATGCGTTCAATGCGGTATTCGACCTTTACGTGAATTGGGAATGGGGTGGCGAGAATCCCTGGTGGCCGGATAGCTGTGCAGTTGCGCTCGCCAAGCTCATCATGCCTGACCTCGCCGCAGGCATCGGGCCAGAGGATTCGTATGCTCACCGCACGGCGCAGTTCTTCGGCGTCGATAGCGATACTAGCTACGCAGGCATCCACTTCGGCTACTGGCGCAAGGGGGTACGGCACGAGCAAAGCCACTTCGGACTCGTGCTTCACCAAGTGTCGTCATCGGCCCTGCCTAGCGGCTGGATCTACCTTGGAATCAAAGACCGCGGCCTCGAACCCGAGGCTGTGGCCAAGGACCACTTCGCTCACGAATGGGGACACATGTGCGACTACTCATCGGGGGCGAGCCTCTTGAATGGCTTCCCGGGCTTCGGCGACAAATGGCAGTACTTCGAGCATACCCAGGACACCCCAACCTACTATACGAGCGGAACCGAGGAGTTCATGGCGAAGAGCTCGGAGTACTACAACGGCCAGGTCAGCGAAGCGTGGTACGGCGACTTCCTCGAGTCAAAGTACTCGGTGAGTTTGGGTCGAAGCGACTGGCATGAACGCTGTCAAATGGCCTTCGGGGGCGGTGACACGGATGGCGGCAGCCGCCGCTGGGCGTTCTTCCCATTCTCTGCCTATCTCCAAGATCACTTCGCTGACGAAGGCCTGCTCTACGACTGGATCCACGAGGTTATAACCTGTGGCCTGCAGCCTCAGGACTCCTCGAACACCTGCCCACACGACTTCGCGAACCTCGCGATTCAACTTGAAGCGGACGACTACGCCGGCTCCTTTGCCCAGACATCCGGCGATGGCCGGCTGCGGGAGCTGTTCCGCGAGTTTGCACTCGCGATGTGGGTCAACTCGGACAGCCTCTTTGCAGAAGGAGACAATCCCGAAGCCTCCGTCCTCCTGCCGGAGCACCCAGGGGCGAGCGCCAGGACGAACTTCGGGTACTTCATGGTCGACTACGATGATCAGGGCAGCCCGGGCGGCAACTACTGCCAGAACGATGCCCTCTGCCTGCCGTACTACGTCGATGTCACGGAGGACGTGAAGGAGGTAACGGGGCCATTCATGGGGTCGGACTTCGGCTGCCCAGAGCAGGATCTTCGCAACTTCCGCCGCGAGCTGACTTTCGACACTTACGCCTTCGGCATCCTGCCCTTCCGCGCCGACGAATCGGTTCTCGAGTCTGGCCGCTGCCATGACCTCGAGGTTCGAATCGTCCTCGACGATGCGGTCGAGTGCTTCTACGAGGAGGATACCTTGGAGTGGGAGGCGAGCGACAACGACTACCTTCACTTCTGGGTGGTGGGCTACCCAGAGCACAGGGATAGCCTCGACATCTATGGCGCGGAGGCTGTGCTGATCGATGATGCCGCGTACACTGACTTCGCGGTAGGCGACACGCTCGCCTTCACGGTGCCCTGCTTCGGCAGCGCCTACAAGGCGGTCACGCTCGTGGTCTCGCTCACCGAACTGGAACCGTCAAGCGGCACGGCCGAGGCCCACGTGATTCCCTACCACTACGTCTGCTGGGCGGCGGACAAGAGCGGCGACCAGACGATCAGTGCCGACACCACCTGGGAAGCCGAGGAGGGGCCCTTTTGCCTAGGCGGGGAGGTCACCGTCAGCAGTGGTAAGAAGCTGACGATTGAGCCGGGAACGACCATCTGGTGCGCGGATCCGGACTCGGTTGACGGTGAGGTTGGCTTCGTTGTCAACGGACGGCTTGAGCTGAATGGCACCGCGCAGGCGGCAGTAACGCTCAAGCCGATTCTGAACAACTGGGACGGCTTCACGATCGGCAACGGAGGCGCTCTCCTCGCCGAGCACCTTGTGCTCAGCGGCCTGGACGGCCTGGCGTGCAACCCGACAGCCGATCGGGTGGGGATCCTGGATAGTGATATCACCCTCACGGCGAGCAGCTCGGTTACCGGCATGGACTTCAGCGAAGCCGACACCGTGCTAGTTGAGGGATGCAATGTCCAAGGAGGCGCGACGATTGTACTCGGCGATGGCGACCAGCTCAGTAACGTCGAGATCCACCAGCGGAGTGGTGCCGGGTGGACGGCCATCCAACTCGACGGCGACGCGACGCTCGATGACGTACTGATCTACAGCGCCAGCACGGCAGTCAAGTGCCTCAGTGGCAACCCCGAACTAGAGAACGTGAGCGCCAACAGCACGGTGAGCTGCCAGATGGCAGTGACGTCTGGGCTCAGGGCGGTGGGCACCGCAGATGTGACCGTGAGCAATTGCACCTTCGATGGATTCTGCCGCGCTATCCGCCTGGATGACTCGGCCCAGGCCTACGTGCGGCAGACCCGGGTCAATGATGCCGGGGACATCGGTATCTACGTCGGCGGCAAGAATGCCCGCGCCGACTTCGGCTACATCATCAACCCGCCGGTCGCCGGCATGTACGGCGACGACTGTATCGACACGGCCGACCCCAACGACTACCGGGTCTACAGCCGCAGCAAATACGTCTGCATGGCCGAAGGCAACTACTGGGGCACGGATAGCCCGACTTCGAGCCTCTTCTATGGCAACGTCGCCTGGGCGGATTCAATCCTCGAAGAATGCCCCGGCGGCTCGGGCGGCCCAGGGCTGAGCATCATCGCCGCGCCGCTGGCTCTGGTCGATCCGCTGCACCTCGGCCCGCCGGTGCCCAATCCCTTCAACCCGAGCTGCGAGCTGCGCTTTACGCTGCCCGCAACCGGCGCGTCCTCGAGTCTGGCGATCTACGACCTCAGCGGCCGGCGGCTCGCCACGCTCTTCAGCGGCCGGGCGGACGGCCGGGAGCACAGCCTGCGCTGGGATGGTCGGGATGCCGAAGGCCGAGCGATGAGCTCGGGAGTCTACTTCGCTCGGCTCCAGATCGGCGCCGAGAGCCAAAGCCGCAAACTCGTGGTTGTGAAGTAGGAGGCTGGCCATGCGCACGCTTCTCGCAGTCCTGATGCTGCTGGTCCCCGCGCTGGCCGGGGCGGCGGCGGTGGAGATTCCCGTCAGCACGCAGTCCATCGGTGTGCTCGGCTACGGCGCGGGCACGCTGGAAACCTTCACTCTCGACCTCGGCGACCTCGCGGCAGAAGACCTGCTCGAGGCCTCACTCGAGCTGCTGATCCAGCCGGACGCGCCCGAGGGCGCCCGCTTCGTTGAAGTGCAGGTGGCGGCCTGGGTGAACGGCGCGCCGCAGATCCCGGCCGGCCGCAGCGGCTACATGGCCGAGATCGCCGCGGACCGTGGCGAGGACGCCACGGTCTACCTGGACATCACGCCGATCCTGGCCGATGCCCTGGCGGCCGAAGAGAGCGAACCCACGCTCGTGGTGGGGGCGATCGCCGAGGACACCCTGCCCGGAGCGACGGTGCTCCCTTGGGACAGCCAGCAGGGCATCTGGGGCGTCGTGAGGATTCTCAGGAAGTAGCCGACATCCCTCATCGGCATGCAGACCCGGGAGTTGCCACGTGGCAACTCCCGGGCTTCTTCCGCTCAGCCGAAGTAGCGGAAGCGCTCGCGCGTCGCCGCGAGCGGCAGCGTGCGGTGCTTGCAGATGTAGATGCGCCCCCTGCCCTCGTAGTCCATCGCGAAGGGCACGTCGAGCTGCCGGAAGAGCGTGACCTCTGCGTAGGCTTCGCGCAGCGCCTCCTCGCGAATGTTCACGGCGATGGCTGTGTCGCCACTCCGACCCGTCGGCCACCAGTACCAGTAGCTGTTGTGCCGGCAGACCGTGGGCGGCAGCGCGAGCCCGCGCTTGCGGTAGCCGTTGGTGGCCAGGTGCAGCAAGGCCTGCAGCGCGGCGAGGCCGAGCAGCAGCCGCCAGGCGAGGGGGGCGTCTTCGGCGCGCCGCGCACGCTCATCCCGCCAGGTAGCGCCGCGCGCAGCGCACGAGCAGCTCGGCGCCGATGGCGAGCGCGTCCTCGTCCAGATCGAAGGCGGGATGGTGGTGGCTCGCCGTGATGCCCTTCGCGGTATTGCCCGCACCGACGAAGAAGAAGCAGCCCGGCACGCGGTCCAGGTAGTCGGCCATGTCCTCGCCGCCCAGCGTGCGCACCTCGACCACGTTCTCGGCGCCCAGCAGCTCGGCCGCCGTCTCGCGCACGAGCGCGGCCATCGCCGCGTCGTTGACCAGCGGGATGTTCAGGCGCTGGTAGTCGAGCCGGTAATCGCAGCCGTGCGCGTGGCAGATGCCGGCGGCCGTGTGCTCGATCAGCGTGGGAATCTCCTCCCAGATCGCCTTGTCGAAGCAGCGCACCGTGCCCGCGAGCCGCGCCTCGGCCGGGATGATGTTGAAGGCCGAGCCGGCGTGGAACTCGGCCACGGTCACCACCACCGAGGCGAGCGGATCGCTGCGCCGCGAGACCAGCGTCTGCAGCGCGCTCACCAAAGCCGCGCCGGCCACCACCGGATCGCGCGCCTCCTGCGGGTGCGCGGCGTGGCCGCCCTTCCCGATCACCGTGAGATGGAACTCGTCGACGGCGGCCATCGTCGGCCCGGCCGTCACGCCGACCTTGCCCGTGGGCAGGATGCTCCAGTAGTGCAGGCCGAGCGCGGCGTCAACGCGCGGGGACTCCAGCACGCCCTCGGCGATCATGCGCTTGGCGCCGCCCGCGCCCTCCTCGGCCGGCTGGAAGATGGCCTTCACGCGCCCGCCCTTCAGCGCGGCCGCCTCGCGCTGCAGCGCGGAGCAGGCTGTGAGCAGGGTGGCCGAGTGGCCGTCGTGGCCGCAGGCGTGCATCACGCCGGTGAAGCCGGAGCGGTACTCCTTGTTACCGTCTTCCTCGATCGGCAGCGCGTCCATGTCCGCGCGCAGGAGCAGCGTGCGTCCGCCGGCGGCGCTGCCGATCATGGCGACGACGCCCGTCTCGGCCACGCCGGTGGTGGGCGCGAGGCCGAGCCCGCGCAGGGTCTCGGCGATGACCCCCGCCGTGCGCTTCTCCTGGAAGCCGAGCTCGGGATGGCGATGGAAGTCGCGGCGCAGGCGGATGAGCCCCTGGCGCTCCTGTGCGGTGAGACTCGGGCTCAGGGTGTCCATGCGCCTCCCTGCCGCCCGCGGCGGCTAGCTGATGAACTCCACGGCGATCGGCCGTTCGAGGTAGCCGCGCTGATGCGCGCGCTCGAGGAAGAGCGCGATGCTGCGCCGCCCGCGCTCGCCGTAGTCGAGCGTGAGCGCGTTGACGTACATCCCCACAAAGCGGTCGGCGAGGGCCAGATCCAGCCCACGCCCGAAGCCGAGCGCGTAAGCCACCGCCTCGTCTCGGTGCGCCAGCCCGTAGGCGATGCTCGCCTTGAGAATCCCGTTCAGTTCGCGCATGCGCGCGGGGCCGAGATCGCGGCGCACGGCGTTGCCGCCGAGGGGCAGCGGCAGGCCGCCGGTTTCGGCGCCCCACCAGACACCGAGGTCGAGCAGCAAGGCCAGCCCCTCGCTCGCGTAGGTGAGCTGCCCCTCGTGGATGATGAGCCCGGCGTCGAACTCCCCGGCCGCCACGGCCTCGGTGATGCGATCGAAGGGGAGCACCGTGTAGTCGAAGTCGCCGATCGCCAGGCGCAGGGCGAGAAAGGCGCTGGTCAGCGTGCCGGGCACGGCGATCTTGTGCCGCGTGGCCTCGGCGAGCGTGAGGCCCGGACGCGCGACCAGCATGGGGCCGTAGCCGTCGCCCATGCTGGCCCCGCAGGCGAGCAGCGCGTAGCGATCCTGCAAGTAGGCGTAGGCGTGGATCGACACGGCGCTGATGTGCAGCTCGCCGGCCAGCGCGCGGCGGTTGAGCGTCTCGATGTCCTGCAGGATGTGCGTGAAGCGATAGGGCCCCGCGTTGACGAAGCCCTTGGCGAGGCCGTAGAACATGAAGGCGTCGTCGGGGTCGGGGCTGTGGCCGAGCAGGATCTCGAGCGCGTCCGCGGGGGCGGGCATGGCAACTCCGGGTCGTGGGGGAAAAGGCAGGCGCCGAGAGGCTAGCAGATCGCGGGGGCCTGCGGCAAGGCGCCCGCGCCCCACGCGGCGATTGCGCAGCGCGCCTCTTCCGGATGGCGCCGCCATTTGCTAGACTGCCTCGGTCGGCGCGGCAGGGACGCCCGCCGCTCAGCGTTAGGGATCGAGAGGTTCATGAAGCACGGCGAGTTCATCCGGGTTTGCTCCCTCGACGAAGTGCCCGCGGGCGAGGCGCGCGCCTTCACCGTCGAGGGCTACGACATTGCCATCTTCAACACCGGCGACGAGCTCTACGCCATCGAGAACCGCTGCCCGCACATGGGCGCCGAGCTGGCCGAGGGCGAGATGATCGACCGCACCGTCTGCTGCCACGAGCACGGCTGGGTGATCGACCTGGAGACCGGCGAGGTGGTGGACCAGGAGGAATCGGGCGTCGCCACCTTCCCCGTGCAGGTGAAGGACGGCGAGATCCTCGTGCAGCTCGCCTAGCCGCGGGGCCCGCCGACCAGCGC
The bacterium DNA segment above includes these coding regions:
- a CDS encoding Rieske 2Fe-2S domain-containing protein, with product MKHGEFIRVCSLDEVPAGEARAFTVEGYDIAIFNTGDELYAIENRCPHMGAELAEGEMIDRTVCCHEHGWVIDLETGEVVDQEESGVATFPVQVKDGEILVQLA
- a CDS encoding T9SS type A sorting domain-containing protein; its protein translation is MMWSRRLTLRMLLAIALTPIWGLPAVALVDCRVPLHDDSFTVDIETLHVVPDTLLPDAFNAVFDLYVNWEWGGENPWWPDSCAVALAKLIMPDLAAGIGPEDSYAHRTAQFFGVDSDTSYAGIHFGYWRKGVRHEQSHFGLVLHQVSSSALPSGWIYLGIKDRGLEPEAVAKDHFAHEWGHMCDYSSGASLLNGFPGFGDKWQYFEHTQDTPTYYTSGTEEFMAKSSEYYNGQVSEAWYGDFLESKYSVSLGRSDWHERCQMAFGGGDTDGGSRRWAFFPFSAYLQDHFADEGLLYDWIHEVITCGLQPQDSSNTCPHDFANLAIQLEADDYAGSFAQTSGDGRLRELFREFALAMWVNSDSLFAEGDNPEASVLLPEHPGASARTNFGYFMVDYDDQGSPGGNYCQNDALCLPYYVDVTEDVKEVTGPFMGSDFGCPEQDLRNFRRELTFDTYAFGILPFRADESVLESGRCHDLEVRIVLDDAVECFYEEDTLEWEASDNDYLHFWVVGYPEHRDSLDIYGAEAVLIDDAAYTDFAVGDTLAFTVPCFGSAYKAVTLVVSLTELEPSSGTAEAHVIPYHYVCWAADKSGDQTISADTTWEAEEGPFCLGGEVTVSSGKKLTIEPGTTIWCADPDSVDGEVGFVVNGRLELNGTAQAAVTLKPILNNWDGFTIGNGGALLAEHLVLSGLDGLACNPTADRVGILDSDITLTASSSVTGMDFSEADTVLVEGCNVQGGATIVLGDGDQLSNVEIHQRSGAGWTAIQLDGDATLDDVLIYSASTAVKCLSGNPELENVSANSTVSCQMAVTSGLRAVGTADVTVSNCTFDGFCRAIRLDDSAQAYVRQTRVNDAGDIGIYVGGKNARADFGYIINPPVAGMYGDDCIDTADPNDYRVYSRSKYVCMAEGNYWGTDSPTSSLFYGNVAWADSILEECPGGSGGPGLSIIAAPLALVDPLHLGPPVPNPFNPSCELRFTLPATGASSSLAIYDLSGRRLATLFSGRADGREHSLRWDGRDAEGRAMSSGVYFARLQIGAESQSRKLVVVK
- a CDS encoding amidohydrolase, which translates into the protein MDTLSPSLTAQERQGLIRLRRDFHRHPELGFQEKRTAGVIAETLRGLGLAPTTGVAETGVVAMIGSAAGGRTLLLRADMDALPIEEDGNKEYRSGFTGVMHACGHDGHSATLLTACSALQREAAALKGGRVKAIFQPAEEGAGGAKRMIAEGVLESPRVDAALGLHYWSILPTGKVGVTAGPTMAAVDEFHLTVIGKGGHAAHPQEARDPVVAGAALVSALQTLVSRRSDPLASVVVTVAEFHAGSAFNIIPAEARLAGTVRCFDKAIWEEIPTLIEHTAAGICHAHGCDYRLDYQRLNIPLVNDAAMAALVRETAAELLGAENVVEVRTLGGEDMADYLDRVPGCFFFVGAGNTAKGITASHHHPAFDLDEDALAIGAELLVRCARRYLAG
- a CDS encoding ABC transporter substrate-binding protein; amino-acid sequence: MPAPADALEILLGHSPDPDDAFMFYGLAKGFVNAGPYRFTHILQDIETLNRRALAGELHISAVSIHAYAYLQDRYALLACGASMGDGYGPMLVARPGLTLAEATRHKIAVPGTLTSAFLALRLAIGDFDYTVLPFDRITEAVAAGEFDAGLIIHEGQLTYASEGLALLLDLGVWWGAETGGLPLPLGGNAVRRDLGPARMRELNGILKASIAYGLAHRDEAVAYALGFGRGLDLALADRFVGMYVNALTLDYGERGRRSIALFLERAHQRGYLERPIAVEFIS